From Sporosarcina sp. Marseille-Q4943, the proteins below share one genomic window:
- a CDS encoding DUF4317 domain-containing protein, whose product MNKKAIADFRKRFKLDTDLLKIIDIYNVYVRQENNEIYHEVSQPFALLDREQQELFLANFKKVLGGKLDAKLFEVKFRSQSEEETDHTQQILYDGLQSDNVEDWKAEMQKIAQKMVQDTQYEKDIVVTFIRGNYYKPTKRHSEEAEVADRDEVYKNPFILCSMNQTDMPKQSLIFDFNEKKFKSRITLDPIINLTSPIGGFLFPCFTDNAADVNHVLYAAGKANKPNFHFIENVLDGEEIMTAEEDKVVFEEIVKSVVGEEMNTRTIASVYDEIQRMMEVDDEEEEDESTPTLDTKELTRVLKASGLEDVDTEKVERAFRKVIDDDTYEMKASHIVPSYTSKSIKIETKVANISISPQDLRFVRQVEVNGKTCILIEVEEDTMIEGFTLLSEELLD is encoded by the coding sequence ATGAACAAGAAAGCCATTGCAGATTTCCGTAAACGTTTCAAGTTAGATACGGATTTATTGAAAATTATCGATATTTATAATGTATATGTTCGGCAGGAGAACAATGAAATCTATCACGAGGTGAGCCAACCATTTGCTCTTTTGGACCGCGAGCAACAGGAATTGTTCCTTGCCAATTTCAAAAAAGTGTTGGGCGGCAAACTCGATGCAAAGCTTTTTGAAGTGAAGTTCCGAAGCCAATCGGAAGAGGAAACAGATCATACGCAGCAGATTTTATATGATGGTCTCCAGTCGGACAACGTAGAAGATTGGAAGGCGGAAATGCAAAAAATTGCTCAAAAGATGGTGCAGGACACTCAATATGAAAAAGACATCGTCGTCACGTTCATCCGCGGGAATTATTACAAACCGACGAAACGGCATAGCGAAGAGGCGGAAGTGGCGGACCGGGATGAAGTGTACAAGAACCCGTTCATTCTTTGCAGCATGAATCAGACCGATATGCCAAAACAATCCCTTATATTTGATTTCAATGAGAAGAAATTCAAGTCGCGCATAACGCTAGACCCGATCATCAATCTAACTTCTCCGATCGGTGGCTTTTTATTCCCATGCTTTACGGATAACGCGGCAGACGTTAACCATGTCTTATATGCGGCGGGCAAAGCGAATAAGCCGAACTTCCACTTTATCGAAAATGTGTTGGATGGCGAGGAGATTATGACTGCCGAGGAAGATAAAGTCGTTTTTGAAGAGATCGTCAAATCGGTTGTCGGCGAAGAAATGAATACACGAACGATTGCGAGCGTGTATGACGAGATCCAACGCATGATGGAGGTGGACGACGAGGAAGAGGAAGATGAAAGCACACCTACATTGGATACGAAAGAGTTGACTCGTGTACTGAAAGCGAGCGGCTTGGAAGACGTCGATACCGAGAAAGTGGAAAGAGCATTCCGAAAAGTGATCGATGATGATACGTATGAAATGAAAGCAAGCCATATCGTCCCAAGTTATACTTCGAAATCGATCAAAATCGAAACGAAAGTGGCGAATATCTCCATCAGCCCACAAGACTTGCGGTTTGTAAGGCAAGTTGAAGTGAACGGTAAAACGTGCATTTTGATTGAGGTGGAAGAGGACACGATGATCGAAGGATTTACACTCCTTTCGGAAGAGCTGTTGGATTAG
- a CDS encoding DMT family transporter: MKVNKGILFVLLGAACFGFTPIFAKLGFGFGYTLGQINIVQMTISFILLWALTLIKRPSFKGLTKKNVMQIMMTGCFIGLTTIFYYASMQYLPASLAIILMFQFIWIGIIIEWVFSKATPSPVTILSIVLILVGVFFASNIINGDVQGLPIKGLVFGILSAFTYAGFIFFSGKVAVNVNALTRSSLMVTGSTVLVFVLFARDIPAVLPLEGNLIMIAIGVSLFGAVLPPLFYAVGAPLVSGGIANILTSIELPITILLASAILSEMVTPLQWLGTAIILVAIALNELGTNLFRMKKLQ; encoded by the coding sequence ATGAAAGTAAATAAGGGGATATTATTTGTATTACTAGGTGCTGCATGTTTTGGTTTTACACCGATATTTGCCAAGTTGGGGTTTGGCTTCGGCTATACACTTGGGCAGATTAATATCGTTCAAATGACTATTTCCTTTATTTTATTATGGGCTCTCACACTAATTAAACGGCCAAGTTTCAAAGGTCTTACGAAGAAGAACGTTATGCAAATCATGATGACCGGTTGTTTTATCGGCTTGACGACTATATTTTATTATGCCTCTATGCAATATTTACCGGCTTCATTGGCAATTATTTTAATGTTCCAGTTCATATGGATCGGCATTATTATAGAATGGGTTTTCAGTAAAGCAACACCTTCGCCTGTAACAATTTTATCCATAGTATTAATTTTAGTAGGGGTCTTTTTCGCTTCGAATATTATTAATGGAGACGTACAGGGGTTGCCTATAAAAGGTTTAGTATTTGGGATTCTCTCTGCATTTACGTATGCAGGCTTTATTTTTTTCAGTGGAAAGGTCGCTGTCAACGTGAATGCATTGACGCGGAGTTCTTTAATGGTGACGGGATCAACCGTCTTAGTGTTTGTCCTATTTGCGCGTGACATTCCAGCTGTACTCCCATTGGAAGGAAACTTAATCATGATTGCTATTGGGGTGTCATTATTTGGTGCCGTCCTTCCACCACTGTTTTATGCGGTAGGAGCACCGTTAGTTTCGGGAGGAATCGCAAATATACTAACTTCGATTGAGTTACCTATTACAATCCTATTGGCAAGCGCCATTCTGTCAGAAATGGTAACGCCGCTTCAATGGCTAGGTACCGCTATCATACTAGTGGCGATCGCATTGAATGAGCTTGGCACTAATCTCTTCCGCATGAAGAAGCTCCAGTAA
- a CDS encoding thiamine pyrophosphate-binding protein, which produces MKTVASILASNFKHWGLGHIFGIPGKAVSPILFELLNENIEFVLTKHEAAAGFEAAGYALMNEKIGVAVGTSGPGGTNLITAAGQASASHLPLLIITGHPSMKETGKALGQDSSQFGTDLVNMFKHVTKFSERVERGDMLEPYLQHALEKALSGVKGPVHLSIPFDVLLEEIEPFELDLPTTYEMISPKTRDVVEKLNHASRPLLFIGKGVHSSRAYEEVQQLAENWNIPVITTPGGKGAFPSNHSLSLGAFGLGGTPEAAQYFQEKIDLLIVIGSKLSDMSTAGLSEAMYPEHIIHFDYDPTFIGKSIKVPTTPVLGDIKTNLQTILLDIPESNSEGYLSKPETMPLQDNVAGERMSAVQVIRAMRNSLPEDAIVFGDDGSHSFYGIKHFDIYKPGTYFFDDIFGAMGNGIGYSIGAQLAAPEKTVICLVGDGCMFMHGTEISTAYNYDAPVLFIVVNNGRLDMVEKGMRKMIGTSIGGIYETPMDAAKFAQSMGLSAYTCHNPFELSDRIVEALRLTKETNKPIVIEALVDENEIPPTMGRQ; this is translated from the coding sequence ATGAAAACAGTCGCTTCTATATTAGCATCAAATTTTAAACATTGGGGACTAGGACATATTTTCGGCATTCCGGGAAAAGCGGTTTCACCGATCCTCTTCGAGCTATTAAATGAGAACATTGAGTTTGTATTAACCAAACATGAAGCAGCCGCAGGATTTGAAGCTGCAGGCTATGCCTTAATGAATGAGAAAATTGGAGTCGCCGTCGGTACGTCTGGACCTGGCGGGACAAACTTGATTACGGCTGCCGGCCAGGCGTCAGCCTCGCACTTGCCTTTATTAATCATTACCGGGCACCCTTCCATGAAGGAGACGGGTAAGGCGTTAGGACAAGACTCCAGTCAATTTGGCACCGATTTGGTGAATATGTTTAAACACGTAACCAAGTTCAGTGAACGTGTCGAGCGTGGCGATATGCTGGAGCCATACTTGCAGCATGCTCTTGAGAAAGCGTTATCCGGCGTAAAAGGACCGGTACATTTGTCCATCCCGTTCGATGTATTATTGGAAGAAATCGAGCCATTTGAACTGGACCTGCCGACAACGTACGAAATGATCTCACCAAAAACGAGAGACGTTGTCGAAAAATTAAACCATGCATCCCGTCCGCTTCTATTCATCGGTAAGGGCGTCCATTCCAGCCGAGCATATGAAGAAGTGCAACAACTTGCCGAGAATTGGAACATTCCGGTCATCACGACGCCGGGAGGAAAAGGGGCTTTCCCGTCCAATCACTCACTTTCATTAGGAGCTTTCGGATTGGGGGGCACTCCAGAAGCGGCTCAATATTTCCAAGAAAAGATAGACCTGTTAATCGTTATCGGGTCCAAGTTAAGTGATATGTCAACAGCAGGCTTATCCGAAGCGATGTATCCCGAGCATATCATTCATTTCGATTACGACCCGACATTCATTGGGAAATCGATCAAAGTCCCAACGACACCTGTACTGGGCGATATCAAAACGAACTTACAAACGATTCTCCTGGACATACCCGAATCAAATAGTGAGGGTTATTTATCCAAGCCTGAGACGATGCCGCTTCAAGATAATGTAGCTGGTGAGCGAATGTCTGCAGTACAAGTAATACGAGCTATGCGCAATTCACTTCCGGAGGACGCAATCGTATTCGGAGATGACGGCAGTCACTCCTTCTATGGCATCAAGCATTTTGACATTTACAAGCCAGGCACCTACTTTTTCGATGATATTTTCGGCGCGATGGGCAACGGAATCGGCTATTCCATCGGAGCGCAGCTGGCTGCCCCTGAAAAGACCGTCATCTGCTTAGTAGGAGATGGTTGTATGTTCATGCATGGTACGGAAATCTCGACTGCATATAACTATGACGCGCCTGTCCTCTTTATTGTCGTCAATAACGGACGGCTGGACATGGTGGAAAAAGGCATGCGAAAAATGATCGGTACATCCATCGGGGGTATTTATGAGACACCGATGGATGCTGCAAAATTTGCACAGTCTATGGGACTGTCAGCATATACTTGTCACAATCCGTTCGAATTAAGTGACCGCATTGTGGAAGCCCTGAGGCTCACAAAAGAAACGAACAAGCCAATCGTTATCGAAGCATTAGTCGATGAAAATGAAATTCCACCGACGATGGGAAGACAGTGA
- a CDS encoding EAL domain-containing protein produces MSIHDNLYITESNRFCKEAGMDPNVVSRPKHFLTDKELTAKRTSYTEILSVVSFFSNKLLDSLKGTPILVVVSDAKGYLLDIEGDETIKETIKQFGIQIGSLFTLEDTGTNVISLALQQKHPISIIGTQHFHSFLHEIACYGTAFRYTDENSLLGSVSIMMPIQFQNPLFLTMLTQAVDSIERELLLRKQNKKLDIMNQIMLSRTRNGIVITDENGITTEFNDFAQQLSSNKREVVIGRNICESPITGTYFKEVLERGKIFKDEEIQFFDQEGKLVVCLFDAQPIYEDDNMIGAFGQFRDISDRYFLQKKYNYLAYHDDLTNLPNRRFINEEIDNIIKEINAGHKRSLALLYIDLDRFKVINDTFGHASGDNFLKKVSERLASCLERNDVLARMGGDEFIFVLKDFEDSNYVMKKAEKILKLFEESFYIGNDELHTSASIGIAIYPDYPISMEKLMVYADNAMYKAKEKGKNRYSVYTTGLLAGLEDEYRLEADLRRAVENDEFVLHYQPQIHPKTGTLVGLEALIRWQHPSLGLLSPDKFIRLAEDNGLINQIGKWVINEASSQNKKWQDAGFNPLKVSVNLSTQQFLTKDLITFMEDTLAQTGLDPQYLVVEITEYMAMEYEYSLKVLQKLKEIGIGISIDDFGTGYSSLTYLNNFPIDFIKIDKSFVFEIIDDHPNAYIVKAIIKLAHNLQMEVIAEGVETKEQLDFLIDQQCDFVQGFYFSKPLPADEIERIYLDKNNRE; encoded by the coding sequence ATGAGTATTCATGATAATTTATATATAACAGAGTCGAATCGGTTTTGCAAAGAGGCCGGGATGGATCCGAATGTCGTATCGAGACCGAAACATTTTCTGACAGATAAGGAACTGACAGCAAAGAGAACATCGTATACTGAAATTTTATCCGTAGTCAGTTTCTTTTCAAATAAGCTATTGGACTCCTTAAAAGGTACGCCGATTCTCGTTGTCGTCTCGGATGCGAAAGGCTACCTTCTTGACATAGAGGGCGATGAAACGATCAAAGAGACGATCAAGCAATTTGGAATTCAAATAGGCAGCTTGTTCACTTTGGAAGATACGGGAACGAATGTAATCAGTCTTGCTTTACAGCAAAAACACCCAATCAGTATTATCGGCACACAGCATTTCCATTCTTTCCTCCATGAAATCGCCTGCTACGGCACGGCATTCCGTTATACAGATGAAAACAGCCTGCTTGGCAGCGTATCCATTATGATGCCTATCCAGTTTCAGAATCCACTGTTCCTTACGATGCTAACACAAGCCGTCGATTCGATTGAACGCGAACTTTTATTACGGAAGCAGAATAAGAAGCTCGACATTATGAACCAAATTATGCTGAGCAGGACTAGAAATGGAATTGTCATTACGGACGAGAATGGAATCACCACCGAATTCAACGATTTTGCACAACAACTTTCAAGCAATAAAAGAGAGGTTGTCATCGGAAGAAACATTTGCGAATCCCCTATAACTGGTACTTATTTTAAGGAAGTACTAGAAAGAGGGAAAATATTTAAGGATGAAGAGATTCAGTTTTTCGATCAAGAAGGGAAACTGGTGGTCTGCCTCTTCGATGCTCAGCCAATCTATGAAGACGACAATATGATAGGTGCTTTCGGTCAGTTCCGGGACATTTCGGATCGCTACTTCCTTCAAAAAAAATACAATTACTTAGCCTATCATGATGACCTGACAAATCTCCCTAATCGAAGATTCATCAATGAAGAAATTGATAATATCATTAAGGAAATAAACGCAGGACACAAGAGGTCGTTAGCCCTTCTATATATCGATTTGGACCGCTTCAAAGTAATAAACGACACATTCGGCCATGCATCAGGAGATAATTTTCTAAAGAAAGTAAGCGAACGTTTAGCCAGCTGCCTCGAGAGAAACGATGTGCTCGCCCGTATGGGGGGAGACGAATTCATCTTCGTGCTGAAAGATTTCGAGGACTCCAACTATGTTATGAAAAAAGCCGAAAAAATTCTGAAACTATTTGAGGAATCATTTTATATAGGCAATGATGAATTGCATACTTCAGCGAGTATTGGAATTGCAATTTATCCGGATTACCCCATTTCAATGGAGAAGCTAATGGTCTACGCGGACAACGCGATGTACAAAGCAAAGGAAAAGGGGAAAAATCGTTACAGTGTGTATACTACTGGACTATTAGCGGGGTTGGAGGATGAATACAGACTCGAAGCCGACTTACGGAGGGCCGTGGAGAATGATGAATTCGTACTCCATTACCAGCCACAAATTCATCCTAAGACCGGTACATTAGTTGGGTTGGAAGCGTTGATCCGCTGGCAACACCCATCGCTGGGACTACTGTCACCGGATAAATTCATCAGGTTGGCTGAAGATAACGGACTGATCAATCAAATCGGCAAGTGGGTCATCAATGAGGCGTCTTCCCAAAATAAAAAATGGCAGGATGCCGGATTCAATCCGCTCAAGGTATCTGTCAATCTATCCACACAGCAATTCCTTACGAAGGACCTCATTACATTTATGGAGGATACGCTTGCACAGACCGGACTTGATCCACAATATCTCGTTGTCGAGATCACTGAGTATATGGCGATGGAATACGAGTACTCCTTGAAAGTGTTGCAAAAATTGAAAGAGATCGGTATCGGTATTAGTATTGATGATTTCGGCACTGGTTATAGCTCGCTGACGTATCTAAACAATTTTCCGATTGATTTCATTAAGATCGATAAATCATTTGTCTTTGAAATAATAGATGACCATCCGAATGCCTATATTGTGAAAGCAATCATCAAACTGGCCCATAACCTTCAAATGGAAGTCATTGCAGAAGGGGTGGAGACAAAGGAGCAGCTGGATTTCCTAATTGATCAACAATGCGACTTTGTACAAGGCTTTTATTTTAGCAAACCCCTTCCGGCAGATGAAATTGAAAGAATCTACTTAGATAAGAACAATAGAGAGTGA
- a CDS encoding cell wall metabolism sensor histidine kinase WalK: protein MKLQTRIQLFTTVVLIVLLLAANTSIYFIFKNTSISSELNRLSNISNHILIEMNEKPDISMESMLQAYLLSDGLIRTVIKKERNPSIQVFTDNAYRTIPSSYYEKQFEGVIEFENSMFAIVSIPAISESGEIINLQLIENIDLLYENIQELKWVLVMTTIVVIIILYVTSGFVGRLILLPIQRLTNTMNMIEKRGSFEKIAVACESKDEINKMAMTFNRMMTKLEASYLKQEQFVSDASHELKTPLTVIDSYIKMLKRWGKERPDMLEEAIHSIESESHHMKYLTEQLLQLAKVEEGIEYEKEVVDIAAIVGSTIQRLQPSFKHTIHFLNASGYSYVKIHEQSFVQLLVILLDNANKYSDDSITVEMTESKGYVSISVKDKGVGIPKDAQAYVFDRMFRVDKTRSRKTGGTGLGLAIAKKVVEQHDGKIILESVEGMGSNFIVTLPKLEV, encoded by the coding sequence ATGAAATTGCAAACGAGGATACAGTTATTTACGACGGTTGTATTAATCGTGCTGTTGCTAGCTGCCAATACGAGCATTTATTTCATCTTCAAAAATACTAGTATTTCATCAGAACTAAATCGACTGTCGAACATCTCTAATCATATCCTTATAGAGATGAATGAGAAGCCCGATATTTCAATGGAATCCATGCTGCAAGCATATTTGCTTAGTGACGGATTGATCCGAACTGTAATAAAAAAGGAAAGGAATCCGTCCATTCAAGTTTTTACTGACAATGCCTATCGGACAATTCCATCCAGCTATTATGAAAAACAGTTTGAGGGAGTCATTGAATTTGAAAATTCGATGTTTGCGATTGTTTCCATTCCCGCTATAAGTGAAAGCGGCGAAATTATTAACCTGCAGTTAATCGAGAATATTGATCTGTTGTATGAAAATATACAGGAATTAAAATGGGTGTTAGTGATGACTACCATAGTCGTCATCATCATTTTATATGTCACAAGCGGTTTTGTAGGGAGGTTGATTTTATTACCGATTCAACGGTTGACGAATACGATGAACATGATCGAAAAAAGAGGGTCGTTTGAAAAGATTGCTGTTGCTTGTGAATCGAAGGATGAAATAAATAAAATGGCCATGACGTTTAATCGAATGATGACAAAGCTAGAAGCGAGCTATTTAAAGCAAGAACAATTTGTTTCAGATGCTTCTCATGAATTGAAGACGCCTTTGACGGTCATAGATAGTTACATAAAAATGTTGAAACGCTGGGGGAAAGAGAGACCGGATATGCTTGAGGAAGCTATCCATTCGATTGAATCGGAATCGCACCATATGAAATATTTAACCGAGCAGCTTTTGCAATTGGCAAAAGTGGAAGAGGGTATTGAATATGAGAAAGAAGTGGTGGACATTGCCGCTATTGTTGGGAGCACGATTCAGCGGTTGCAGCCGTCCTTTAAACATACGATTCACTTTCTGAATGCTTCCGGTTATAGTTACGTCAAAATACATGAACAAAGCTTTGTTCAATTGCTTGTCATTTTGCTCGATAATGCCAATAAGTACAGTGACGATAGTATAACAGTGGAAATGACGGAAAGTAAGGGCTATGTAAGTATTTCGGTGAAGGACAAGGGAGTCGGCATACCGAAAGATGCACAAGCCTATGTCTTTGATAGAATGTTCAGGGTTGATAAGACGCGAAGCCGCAAAACGGGCGGAACAGGGCTTGGCTTGGCAATTGCAAAAAAGGTCGTAGAGCAGCATGACGGCAAGATCATTCTTGAAAGTGTAGAAGGGATGGGTTCGAATTTTATAGTGACCCTTCCGAAGCTGGAGGTATAA
- a CDS encoding response regulator transcription factor produces MSDHILIIEDDYKIARIIQLELEYEGYEVSIAHTGREGMALIENKKIDLVILDVMIPELNGMEVLRRIRQANNEIIVIMLTARSSVFDKVNGLDLGANDYMTKPFEIEELLARIRTNLRFKPKSIAVKKTVHKIGSVEINTNTREVYKCGNLVELTPKEYNLLLYLVTNKNQAIEREQILTEVWGYDYYGDTNIVDVYIRYLRKKLIDSKEESFIQTVRSVGYMIKD; encoded by the coding sequence ATGTCTGACCATATATTAATTATCGAAGATGATTATAAAATAGCTCGAATCATTCAGCTCGAACTGGAATATGAAGGCTATGAAGTAAGCATCGCCCACACAGGCCGGGAAGGCATGGCCTTAATTGAAAACAAAAAGATAGATTTGGTGATTCTGGATGTCATGATTCCCGAATTAAATGGGATGGAAGTATTGAGACGTATCCGTCAGGCGAATAACGAAATTATTGTCATTATGCTAACAGCCCGGAGCTCAGTGTTTGATAAAGTGAATGGCCTTGACTTGGGTGCTAATGATTATATGACAAAACCGTTCGAAATTGAGGAACTGCTAGCCAGGATCCGCACGAATCTCCGTTTTAAGCCAAAGAGCATTGCGGTGAAAAAAACAGTCCATAAAATTGGCTCTGTTGAAATCAATACCAATACAAGAGAAGTGTACAAATGCGGCAATTTAGTGGAGTTGACTCCGAAGGAATATAACTTGCTTCTCTACTTGGTGACAAATAAAAATCAGGCGATCGAGCGGGAACAGATTTTAACGGAAGTATGGGGCTATGATTATTACGGTGATACAAATATAGTAGATGTTTATATCCGCTATTTACGAAAAAAATTAATAGACTCAAAGGAAGAATCATTCATTCAAACTGTCCGTAGTGTCGGTTACATGATAAAGGACTAA
- a CDS encoding SLC13 family permease translates to MITRMNKRRTKESFAVALVDRISTATLGIISVHVFYLMIIASASQLGYAAKVSLFAFLSAMTLWVATKIPAGFVAVSLLLFIVLCKAGKPDLLYNSLSEEIVWLMVGSFIIGEAVKQSGLATRFVESIVRYSSNKNRVLGGVSSALFASAFFIPSTSGRAALSMPMLQQLRSKFSAKEQSVLAIMAPVVILMSTSATLIGAGSHLIGIGLLETTVGQSISFVQWLIWGVPFALIITIISVVVIKLMLWPKEVSNEFEATESGKDKLPNKPFGKNEKKTLVIIFILMAGWLSESIHGYDIAFITMLGAVLVMLPNYGVITWKQGIKSVSWNLILFVAAATALGQVLVDSGVVSWIEKGMFSAIHLFSEAPEWMLVSIILLVTVTSHLYITSHTTRAIVFIPSFIVFSQSIGMDPAAVVFLSLIGMNYCITVPVSSKALLLFYEEGEVSYDAKQLAKVSSVLMPIYLLVMLLFYFTYWQWTGLHL, encoded by the coding sequence ATGATTACGAGAATGAATAAAAGAAGGACAAAAGAAAGCTTCGCAGTTGCTCTAGTCGACAGAATTTCAACGGCAACCTTGGGGATTATTAGTGTCCATGTCTTCTACTTGATGATCATTGCTTCAGCCTCCCAACTTGGCTATGCTGCCAAGGTATCTCTTTTTGCATTCTTGTCTGCTATGACTTTATGGGTTGCGACCAAAATTCCTGCAGGGTTCGTAGCAGTCTCGCTACTCCTATTTATTGTATTATGTAAAGCGGGCAAACCAGATCTCCTCTACAATTCCCTTTCGGAGGAAATTGTATGGCTGATGGTCGGATCATTTATTATAGGAGAAGCGGTCAAACAATCAGGGCTTGCAACACGTTTTGTTGAGTCGATCGTAAGATACTCCAGTAACAAAAATAGAGTGCTAGGAGGTGTTTCATCGGCATTGTTCGCCTCCGCGTTTTTTATCCCATCCACTTCTGGAAGGGCCGCTCTTTCCATGCCGATGTTACAACAGTTGCGCAGCAAGTTTTCCGCCAAGGAACAAAGTGTGTTGGCGATCATGGCGCCAGTCGTTATTTTAATGAGTACTTCCGCAACATTAATAGGAGCTGGCTCCCATCTGATTGGAATAGGGTTATTGGAAACGACGGTAGGACAATCCATTTCATTTGTCCAATGGCTTATTTGGGGTGTACCGTTTGCCCTCATTATTACCATTATTTCAGTCGTTGTTATTAAGCTCATGTTATGGCCGAAAGAAGTATCGAACGAATTTGAAGCGACGGAGAGCGGAAAAGATAAACTGCCGAATAAACCATTTGGGAAAAACGAAAAAAAGACATTGGTCATCATTTTCATTTTGATGGCCGGTTGGCTGTCAGAGAGCATCCACGGTTATGACATTGCTTTTATTACGATGCTTGGCGCGGTACTAGTCATGCTACCAAACTATGGAGTGATTACTTGGAAACAAGGAATTAAGTCGGTATCATGGAATCTAATTCTATTTGTGGCTGCAGCAACGGCACTTGGGCAAGTTTTAGTAGACTCTGGCGTTGTCTCTTGGATTGAGAAAGGGATGTTCAGCGCTATTCACCTATTTAGCGAAGCGCCTGAGTGGATGCTTGTAAGTATTATTTTACTTGTAACTGTCACGAGCCATTTATATATTACATCTCATACGACAAGGGCGATTGTTTTCATCCCAAGTTTTATAGTGTTCAGCCAAAGTATAGGAATGGACCCGGCTGCAGTAGTTTTTCTAAGTTTAATAGGGATGAATTACTGCATAACGGTACCTGTCAGCTCGAAAGCTTTACTGCTTTTCTACGAAGAAGGAGAAGTATCCTACGATGCAAAGCAGTTAGCCAAAGTCAGCTCCGTTTTAATGCCGATTTATTTACTTGTCATGCTCTTATTTTATTTCACGTACTGGCAGTGGACAGGACTGCATTTATAA
- a CDS encoding glycerate kinase, which yields MKIVIVPSGFKECLDAEDVAIAMAKGVRRFDKEIDVEVVPMIDGGEGFAKTIVSLKAGELIYKEVTGPVGKKIVSHFGIFTENNKRTAVIEMAAVAGLKHVPRDQRNPLKTTTYGVGELILAALDLGVDHILVGCGDSGTSDGGSGMAQALGVKFFDHHHKQLIIQGGEDLLKVAHIDSTHVDKRLADVSIDVACNWTNVLCGEKGVARVFGPQKGATPQQVEKLSAALEHYAALIQKNCSLDVRTLPGSGASGGLGAGLIAFTGATLHPRFDLIKNYINIEEKIAGADIVLTAEGSIDFQTPNGKIPAEVARIAKKNQIPVIAITGTIGKGADLNYQAGIDAYASIIQKPATLEKAISKAPQWIEDSIVAVLRQVSVGLRIARRKMA from the coding sequence ATGAAGATTGTAATTGTACCGTCGGGGTTTAAGGAATGTTTAGACGCGGAAGATGTCGCCATTGCGATGGCTAAAGGGGTAAGGCGATTTGATAAGGAAATTGATGTTGAAGTTGTGCCGATGATTGATGGAGGGGAAGGGTTTGCAAAAACAATTGTGAGCTTAAAAGCGGGCGAACTAATCTATAAAGAAGTGACAGGCCCTGTTGGAAAGAAGATTGTAAGCCATTTTGGAATCTTTACTGAGAACAATAAACGGACAGCCGTCATAGAGATGGCGGCTGTTGCTGGGTTGAAGCATGTTCCTCGAGACCAACGAAACCCGTTGAAAACGACTACATATGGGGTAGGCGAACTGATACTTGCAGCCCTTGACCTTGGTGTCGACCATATACTTGTCGGCTGTGGGGATTCCGGCACATCCGATGGCGGCTCGGGGATGGCACAGGCTCTCGGTGTGAAGTTTTTCGATCATCATCATAAGCAGCTGATCATTCAAGGTGGCGAAGATTTGCTAAAGGTTGCCCATATTGATTCGACTCATGTAGACAAACGACTCGCGGATGTTTCCATTGACGTTGCTTGCAATTGGACGAACGTACTTTGCGGAGAGAAAGGGGTCGCCCGAGTCTTTGGTCCGCAAAAAGGAGCGACTCCACAACAAGTAGAAAAATTGTCAGCTGCACTGGAGCACTATGCCGCTTTAATCCAAAAAAACTGTTCACTCGATGTCAGGACTCTGCCAGGCAGCGGCGCATCCGGCGGGCTTGGAGCAGGGTTAATTGCCTTTACAGGCGCAACCCTTCACCCTAGGTTCGATCTTATTAAAAATTATATTAATATAGAGGAAAAAATTGCGGGTGCGGATATCGTCCTCACGGCAGAAGGCAGTATCGATTTCCAAACGCCGAACGGAAAAATCCCAGCTGAAGTAGCTAGGATTGCGAAAAAGAATCAAATTCCGGTTATTGCAATCACAGGAACAATCGGTAAAGGTGCAGATCTAAACTACCAGGCAGGTATCGATGCATACGCAAGCATCATTCAAAAACCAGCAACATTAGAAAAGGCGATCAGCAAAGCACCCCAATGGATTGAAGACAGCATTGTAGCAGTTCTCCGTCAAGTGAGCGTAGGACTACGGATTGCTAGAAGAAAAATGGCATAG